The window TCATCCCTGCAAAATGGGGCCCAGATCCTGCCACACATACCCGAGCACCGGCAGGTCATGTCCGAACCAGCGCATGCTGTTTTCGGCGGTGTGGACCCCTCCCATGTGTTCATAAAAACCGATGGTGGGGTTGTCCTTCAGGACCCAGAGGCCCATGGTGGTTGCTCCAGCGTCTTGCAAATGCTGGACAGCAGCGGTCATCAATTGACGGCCTGCACCTTTGCCCTGATGTGCTTTCAAGAGGTAAATGGATTCCAGTTCAGAGTCCGTGCCCA of the Deinococcus misasensis DSM 22328 genome contains:
- a CDS encoding GNAT family N-acetyltransferase, encoding MKNLIRNATPEDVPAIAHVHTQSWVETYTGRIPEEVLSQLTLERRLAQWQRYMEQGSKHVLVLEHEGQVVGFARAMPHPETTLGTDSELESIYLLKAHQGKGAGRQLMTAAVQHLQDAGATTMGLWVLKDNPTIGFYEHMGGVHTAENSMRWFGHDLPVLGYVWQDLGPILQG